A genome region from Blautia coccoides includes the following:
- a CDS encoding 5'-methylthioadenosine/adenosylhomocysteine nucleosidase, with translation MRHIGIIGAMEEEVAILKEKMTDVTVERKASMEFYSGRLNGKEAVIVRSGIGKVNAGICTQILADDFHVDAVINTGVAGSLRAEINIGDIVLSTDTLQHDMDAREFGYPIGQVPRMDTLAFPADEELRSLAAEVCRQVNPDIRVFEGRVVSGDQFIAKKEVKDQIIENTGGYCTEMEGAAIGQAAYLNQIPYLVIRAISDKADDSAHMDYPAFEREAIRHTVNLVEGMAARL, from the coding sequence ATGAGACATATAGGAATCATAGGTGCCATGGAGGAGGAAGTGGCAATCCTAAAAGAAAAGATGACAGACGTAACAGTTGAGAGAAAAGCCTCCATGGAGTTTTACAGCGGCAGGTTAAACGGCAAAGAAGCAGTGATCGTGCGCTCCGGGATAGGCAAGGTGAATGCGGGGATCTGTACCCAGATCCTGGCCGATGATTTCCATGTGGATGCTGTTATCAATACCGGTGTGGCAGGTTCTCTGCGCGCAGAGATCAATATCGGGGATATTGTCCTCTCTACTGACACCCTGCAGCATGACATGGATGCCAGGGAGTTCGGCTATCCCATCGGCCAGGTTCCCAGAATGGATACCCTGGCGTTCCCTGCGGACGAGGAACTGCGCAGTCTGGCGGCAGAGGTATGCCGGCAGGTCAACCCTGATATCCGGGTATTTGAAGGCCGTGTAGTCAGCGGCGACCAGTTTATAGCTAAAAAAGAAGTGAAAGACCAGATCATTGAGAATACAGGCGGGTACTGTACAGAGATGGAAGGCGCAGCCATCGGACAGGCTGCTTATCTCAATCAGATCCCCTATCTGGTGATCCGCGCCATTTCCGATAAGGCGGACGACAGCGCCCACATGGACTATCCCGCATTTGAGAGAGAAGCGATCCGCCATACGGTGAATCTGGTAGAGGGAATGGCGGCAAGACTGTAG
- a CDS encoding dihydrodipicolinate synthase family protein, whose translation MNAKWITPAVTALDENGHIDTEANKRIYEHLIRGGMDGILIFGSIGEFFALPMEEKKNMVREAVAYIDHRATVYIGTNSMEFEECVEFSNFALDAGADGVMVISPYYFNLSDCAVEKFYDSLADRVHGPVLLYNFPARTGYDLKPEVILGLARRHKNIVGIKDTVGTMGHTRAIIQTVKSEFPEFLVYSGFDEFFAHNVLSGGDGCIAGLSNFAPEVAAGFAKAARDNDLEAMQTYQQKIDSLMAIYDVAEQFIPIIKKAMVLRGVEMDPACTVPLLTADENETEKVRQILKQAELL comes from the coding sequence ATGAATGCAAAATGGATCACACCTGCAGTGACAGCACTGGATGAGAACGGACATATTGATACGGAGGCAAACAAAAGGATCTATGAACATCTGATCCGCGGCGGAATGGACGGAATCCTGATTTTCGGCAGTATCGGTGAATTCTTCGCGCTGCCCATGGAAGAAAAGAAAAATATGGTGCGGGAAGCAGTGGCTTATATCGATCACAGGGCAACTGTTTATATCGGCACCAACAGTATGGAATTTGAGGAGTGCGTGGAATTCTCTAATTTTGCTCTGGATGCAGGGGCAGACGGTGTTATGGTGATTTCCCCGTACTATTTTAACCTGTCTGACTGTGCAGTGGAAAAGTTCTACGACAGTCTGGCGGACCGTGTTCACGGGCCGGTGCTTCTCTACAATTTCCCGGCCAGAACAGGATATGATCTAAAGCCGGAGGTGATTCTGGGTCTGGCCCGCAGACATAAAAATATTGTGGGGATCAAAGATACAGTGGGAACCATGGGCCACACCCGAGCGATCATCCAGACCGTAAAAAGCGAATTCCCTGAGTTTCTGGTGTATTCCGGGTTTGATGAGTTTTTTGCCCACAATGTACTAAGCGGCGGTGACGGCTGTATTGCAGGGCTTTCCAACTTTGCGCCGGAGGTGGCTGCGGGATTCGCAAAGGCGGCAAGAGACAATGATCTGGAGGCTATGCAGACATATCAGCAGAAAATAGACAGCCTAATGGCCATTTATGATGTGGCGGAACAGTTCATACCTATCATCAAAAAGGCCATGGTCCTGCGCGGCGTGGAGATGGATCCCGCCTGTACAGTTCCTCTGCTTACTGCGGATGAGAATGAGACTGAAAAAGTCAGGCAAATATTAAAACAGGCGGAATTACTTTGA
- a CDS encoding molybdopterin-dependent aldehyde oxidoreductase: MIKKVLKINGQPRTLIVREEDSLAKVLREQMMLTGCKVGCGQGQCGTCTVIVNGKAVRSCIVKMSKLEDDSEIETIEGIGTVDDLHPLQVAWMGHGCAQCGFCSPGFIMSAKVLLEENPSPTREEVRHWFQVHRNLCRCTGYKPLVDAVMDAAKVLRGEMKKEDLIFKPVGNKILGTSYVRPSALKKVTGTWDYGADIALQMPAGTARLALVQAEIPHGILKGIDYSEAEKMPGVIKVITAKDVKGKNRISGLITFANNKGDGWDRPILCDEKIFQIGDAVAMIAADTEEHAKEAAKKVRLDLEPLPAYMSAPEAMAEDAIEIHPGTPNIYYETNCIKGEETGPIMESAAFVAEAETYSSRQPHLHLEPDCGFAYIDEEGRLTVHSKSIGIHLHSAMITAGIGIEPDKFRLVQNPSGGTFGYKFSPTMEALLGVACLALDGRPCSLVYDMYQNITYTGKRSPAFMNIRMAADENGRFLALEGDNYIDHGPYSEFGDLLTMRLSQFTGAGYDIRNIRNRSRTVCTNHAWGSAFRGYGSPQSYMGSEVCIDILAEKMGIDPFELRYRNIYRAGTGCTTPTGQEPEVYCLEEMYEKARPVYYEAKERLAKMNTDKLRYGVGFASGIYGCGLDGKDSSFANIRLNPDGTCTVYNSWEDHGQGADIGALTMAHEVLREAGFTPEMIKLVQNDTALTPASGPAGGSRSNVVTGNATRVAAEMLLNAMRKDDGTFRTYEEMTAENIPTYYEGTWAAAACTDCDLETAQGAPFSNYMYELFIPEVEVNMETGKVRVIRLTTVCDFGTIINKIVVDGQVYGGCTQGIGLALTEDFEDYSRHTTLKGCGIPYPEDVPDDFNIIYTETPRPLGPFGASGCGEGPLTAGHPAILSAIYNATGARVLEIPARPEKVKEAIDALKK; encoded by the coding sequence ATGATTAAAAAAGTATTGAAGATCAACGGCCAGCCGCGCACTTTGATCGTGAGGGAAGAGGATTCCCTTGCCAAGGTACTCCGTGAACAGATGATGCTGACGGGATGTAAAGTAGGCTGCGGTCAGGGACAGTGCGGCACCTGTACTGTGATCGTAAACGGCAAGGCCGTCCGCTCCTGTATCGTGAAAATGAGCAAACTGGAAGATGACTCGGAAATTGAAACTATTGAGGGCATTGGTACAGTGGATGATCTGCATCCCCTTCAGGTAGCCTGGATGGGACACGGATGCGCACAGTGCGGATTCTGTTCACCGGGATTCATTATGTCCGCCAAGGTTCTCCTGGAGGAAAATCCGTCACCTACCCGTGAGGAAGTGCGCCACTGGTTCCAAGTACACAGGAATCTGTGCCGCTGCACCGGATACAAGCCACTTGTGGACGCGGTAATGGATGCCGCCAAGGTTCTGAGAGGGGAAATGAAAAAAGAGGACTTGATCTTCAAGCCGGTGGGCAATAAAATCCTTGGAACCAGCTATGTCCGCCCTTCAGCCCTCAAAAAAGTCACCGGAACCTGGGACTACGGTGCCGACATAGCGCTGCAGATGCCCGCGGGCACTGCGAGGCTGGCACTTGTGCAGGCTGAGATCCCCCATGGGATTTTAAAGGGCATAGACTATTCTGAAGCGGAGAAAATGCCCGGTGTGATCAAAGTGATCACTGCAAAGGATGTAAAGGGAAAGAACCGCATTAGCGGCCTTATCACCTTTGCCAACAATAAAGGGGATGGCTGGGACCGTCCGATCCTCTGTGATGAAAAGATCTTCCAAATAGGGGATGCGGTGGCTATGATCGCCGCCGACACAGAGGAACACGCAAAAGAGGCAGCCAAAAAAGTACGGCTGGACCTTGAACCTCTTCCGGCTTATATGAGCGCGCCGGAGGCCATGGCAGAGGATGCCATTGAGATCCATCCGGGAACGCCCAACATTTACTACGAGACCAATTGTATCAAAGGGGAGGAGACAGGCCCCATCATGGAATCCGCAGCTTTTGTGGCGGAAGCAGAGACCTACAGCAGCCGGCAGCCTCATCTTCATCTGGAACCTGACTGCGGTTTTGCCTATATAGATGAGGAGGGAAGGCTTACGGTACACTCCAAGAGCATCGGCATCCATCTGCACTCTGCCATGATCACCGCAGGTATCGGTATCGAACCGGATAAATTCCGGCTTGTACAGAACCCCTCCGGCGGCACCTTTGGATATAAATTCAGCCCCACCATGGAAGCCCTTCTGGGGGTTGCCTGTCTGGCGCTGGACGGACGTCCCTGCTCTCTGGTCTATGACATGTACCAAAATATCACTTACACAGGAAAACGTTCCCCTGCCTTTATGAACATCCGTATGGCGGCAGATGAGAACGGCAGATTTCTGGCACTGGAAGGTGACAATTATATTGACCACGGCCCGTATTCCGAGTTCGGCGACCTGCTGACTATGCGTCTGTCACAATTTACAGGTGCCGGCTATGATATCCGCAATATCCGCAACAGAAGCCGGACGGTATGCACAAACCATGCCTGGGGATCTGCCTTCCGCGGTTACGGTTCTCCCCAGTCTTACATGGGTTCTGAAGTCTGTATAGACATACTGGCAGAGAAGATGGGAATCGACCCATTTGAGCTTCGCTACCGCAACATCTACCGGGCGGGCACAGGGTGCACCACCCCTACCGGACAGGAACCTGAAGTGTACTGTCTGGAAGAGATGTACGAAAAAGCGCGGCCTGTCTATTATGAGGCAAAAGAGAGGCTTGCAAAGATGAACACAGACAAGCTCCGGTACGGAGTGGGATTCGCAAGCGGTATTTACGGCTGCGGCCTGGACGGAAAAGACAGTTCTTTTGCCAATATAAGGCTGAATCCTGACGGAACCTGTACGGTTTACAACTCCTGGGAGGACCACGGCCAGGGCGCTGATATCGGTGCGCTGACAATGGCTCATGAAGTTCTGCGCGAGGCCGGATTTACACCTGAAATGATCAAACTGGTACAGAACGACACAGCCCTCACACCTGCTTCTGGGCCTGCCGGAGGAAGCCGTTCCAATGTAGTGACCGGCAATGCCACACGTGTGGCAGCCGAAATGCTCCTGAATGCCATGAGAAAGGATGATGGAACTTTCCGCACCTATGAGGAAATGACAGCAGAAAACATCCCCACCTATTATGAAGGAACATGGGCTGCGGCTGCCTGTACGGACTGTGACCTGGAGACCGCCCAGGGCGCGCCTTTCAGCAATTACATGTACGAACTGTTCATCCCCGAAGTTGAAGTCAACATGGAGACAGGAAAAGTCCGTGTCATCCGTCTGACTACCGTATGCGACTTCGGAACCATTATCAACAAAATCGTGGTGGACGGCCAGGTCTATGGCGGCTGTACCCAGGGAATTGGGCTTGCACTCACCGAAGATTTTGAGGATTACAGCAGACATACCACATTAAAGGGATGTGGAATTCCTTATCCTGAGGACGTGCCCGATGACTTTAACATTATATATACGGAAACTCCAAGGCCTCTTGGTCCCTTTGGGGCATCCGGCTGCGGAGAAGGCCCGCTCACTGCAGGACACCCGGCTATCCTGAGCGCCATCTATAACGCAACAGGTGCAAGGGTACTGGAGATCCCGGCTCGTCCTGAAAAAGTAAAGGAAGCAATTGACGCTCTGAAAAAATAA
- a CDS encoding pyridine nucleotide-disulfide oxidoreductase/dicluster-binding protein, translated as MLELNQQKLHELEAKCTKEQPPAAMAACPLHVDCREICRAIAASDFSKARELYEKNAVFPGILSHLCEEPCKSACIRTEHGGPMQLRLLESAAQAYGSLKKRRTFLSKRPEKAAVVGAGLTGSSAALELGKKGYSVTVFEKAAEPGGFLLTEKRLPKEVLQKDLERLKEYKIEIHTLYRVDTIETLTEQFDAVLLAWGLHTEPVVTDPMTFYANEEKLFAAGDARRTNSGTITDALSEGRRAAISIDRYLKKVSLTAGREAEGGFSTTLHVTLKDEKTVSSVLSSGLPSKEEAIQEASRCLECTCTDCIDACAFMRRYKAWPKKYLREVYNNLAIAMGTRHANKMINSCSLCGQCSSVCPHGLDLGEVIQEARNIMVSQNKMPASAFEFALNDLAFSNSKHCFLVKPDPDQAQPSYLYFPGCQLAASTPNIVWRSYHDLRSRLPGGTGIMLGCCGIMAKWAGRMDLYQETIEQLKKSWESLGCPEVVTACPACLTSLSESIPRMHCTGIWEVLHTFGLPDTAWPESSPLRIHDACQARNSPEIREQIRQLAHTCGFSISEGNYTGTSSGCCGYGGLTQFSNPSLADEMAGQCISDTASPFLTYCINCRDRFLKQGAEAYHILELIYSSSEDEHRWPSYSVRQQNRMDLKRRLSKELWGEDTEGEMPLKLYYDSETADLLERRMILERDICSVITAAEETRERIRDTRSGLYIAHKMVGNVTFWVWYLPREDGYEISRVYAHRMEIKGDM; from the coding sequence ATGCTTGAACTGAACCAGCAAAAATTACATGAACTGGAAGCGAAATGCACAAAGGAACAGCCGCCTGCCGCCATGGCTGCCTGTCCTCTTCATGTGGACTGCCGGGAAATCTGCAGGGCCATAGCCGCCTCTGATTTTTCCAAAGCCAGGGAGCTGTACGAAAAAAACGCTGTTTTTCCCGGCATTTTAAGCCATTTGTGTGAGGAACCCTGCAAAAGTGCCTGTATCCGAACAGAGCATGGCGGTCCCATGCAGCTCCGCCTGCTGGAAAGCGCCGCACAAGCTTACGGTTCCTTGAAAAAAAGAAGGACTTTTCTTTCCAAAAGGCCCGAGAAAGCCGCAGTTGTGGGCGCCGGTCTGACCGGTTCATCCGCCGCCCTTGAACTGGGTAAGAAAGGATACTCTGTCACCGTATTTGAAAAAGCTGCCGAACCCGGCGGTTTTCTGCTGACGGAAAAGCGGCTGCCCAAAGAGGTCCTGCAAAAGGACCTGGAACGTCTGAAGGAATATAAGATTGAAATCCATACCCTGTACAGGGTTGATACGATAGAGACACTCACAGAACAGTTTGACGCTGTCCTGCTGGCCTGGGGGCTTCATACCGAACCTGTGGTGACAGACCCCATGACCTTTTACGCCAATGAGGAAAAGCTCTTTGCCGCAGGAGACGCCCGCAGAACCAACAGCGGAACCATAACGGACGCACTCTCGGAAGGCAGGCGGGCAGCCATTTCCATAGACCGTTATCTGAAAAAGGTATCGCTTACAGCGGGACGTGAAGCGGAAGGAGGGTTTTCCACCACACTTCATGTAACCTTAAAGGATGAGAAAACCGTAAGCTCCGTCCTTTCCTCAGGCCTCCCCTCAAAGGAGGAGGCCATACAGGAAGCTTCACGCTGCCTGGAATGCACATGTACAGACTGTATAGACGCCTGCGCTTTTATGCGCCGCTACAAAGCCTGGCCGAAGAAATATCTCCGGGAAGTATACAACAATCTGGCCATTGCCATGGGTACAAGACACGCAAACAAAATGATAAATTCCTGCAGCCTCTGCGGGCAGTGTTCCTCCGTGTGTCCTCATGGACTGGATCTGGGGGAAGTCATACAGGAGGCCAGAAATATTATGGTTTCCCAGAATAAAATGCCGGCGTCGGCATTTGAATTTGCGCTGAACGACCTGGCATTTTCCAACTCGAAACACTGTTTTCTTGTGAAACCTGACCCCGATCAAGCGCAGCCCTCTTATCTTTATTTTCCGGGGTGCCAGCTTGCAGCCTCCACTCCAAATATCGTATGGCGGTCTTACCATGACCTGCGTTCCCGCCTTCCCGGCGGTACGGGCATTATGCTGGGCTGCTGCGGAATCATGGCAAAATGGGCCGGGCGAATGGATTTATACCAAGAGACAATCGAACAGCTTAAAAAATCATGGGAAAGCCTGGGCTGCCCTGAGGTGGTCACCGCATGCCCGGCCTGCCTTACATCCCTCTCAGAATCAATTCCCCGGATGCACTGCACAGGTATCTGGGAAGTACTGCATACGTTTGGCCTGCCAGACACAGCCTGGCCGGAGTCTTCTCCTTTGAGGATCCACGATGCCTGTCAGGCCAGAAACTCACCCGAGATCAGAGAACAGATCCGGCAGCTTGCCCACACCTGCGGGTTCAGTATCTCAGAGGGCAATTATACGGGAACGTCCTCCGGCTGCTGCGGTTACGGCGGTCTGACGCAGTTCTCCAACCCCTCCCTGGCCGACGAAATGGCCGGGCAGTGTATCTCGGATACTGCGTCTCCCTTTCTTACATATTGTATCAACTGCCGGGACCGCTTCCTGAAACAGGGAGCCGAGGCTTATCATATACTGGAACTTATCTATTCTTCTTCGGAAGATGAGCACCGATGGCCCTCATACTCCGTGAGACAGCAGAACCGTATGGATCTAAAGCGGAGACTGTCAAAGGAACTGTGGGGAGAAGATACGGAAGGAGAGATGCCCTTGAAGTTATATTATGACAGTGAAACAGCTGACCTGCTTGAGAGGCGCATGATCTTAGAGCGGGATATCTGTTCTGTCATCACAGCGGCTGAAGAGACCCGGGAACGGATCCGTGATACCCGCAGCGGGCTGTACATAGCCCACAAAATGGTGGGAAACGTCACGTTTTGGGTGTGGTACCTGCCCCGGGAGGATGGATATGAGATCAGCCGCGTATACGCACACCGCATGGAGATCAAAGGGGATATGTAA
- a CDS encoding DVU_1557 family redox protein: protein MSEKYYETYAFEPGSLICDRCRTALVPGEVVLHYMGNDFPIEMPKCPVCGQAFIPEELAMGKILQVEQALEDK from the coding sequence ATGTCAGAAAAATACTACGAAACTTACGCATTTGAACCCGGCAGCCTTATCTGTGACAGGTGCAGGACAGCGCTTGTGCCGGGTGAAGTTGTACTGCACTATATGGGAAACGATTTCCCCATTGAAATGCCGAAATGTCCTGTCTGCGGACAGGCCTTCATTCCGGAGGAACTGGCTATGGGGAAAATCCTGCAGGTAGAACAGGCATTGGAGGACAAATGA
- a CDS encoding class I SAM-dependent methyltransferase: protein MTELMENDIWADQAASHPGGQMLTKRMIQRALQGGWLTKHSRLLDLGCGSGETVKLLRSMDFQAEGIDLRTDKHEAYLVKGDASLLPWKEHFFQGVLAECTLSVMDTGKVLPEVLRILEPGGIFLVSDIFELGRRPTWPETYNFELLYLENATPCLRSYISQWIWKNERACPPLCLEGRKITPDNLSYYYAILRKKERGQDICGTQGISDGTGHAGL from the coding sequence ATGACAGAATTAATGGAAAATGACATCTGGGCAGACCAGGCGGCCTCCCATCCGGGAGGCCAAATGCTGACAAAGAGAATGATACAAAGGGCACTCCAGGGCGGATGGCTGACAAAGCACAGCCGTCTTCTGGATCTGGGCTGCGGCAGCGGGGAGACCGTAAAACTGCTGCGGAGCATGGATTTTCAGGCAGAGGGCATTGACTTAAGAACAGACAAGCATGAGGCATATCTGGTAAAAGGAGACGCCTCCCTTCTCCCGTGGAAGGAACACTTTTTTCAGGGTGTCCTGGCAGAGTGTACCTTATCTGTTATGGACACAGGTAAGGTACTTCCTGAAGTGCTGCGGATCTTGGAGCCGGGCGGTATCTTTCTGGTATCCGATATATTTGAACTCGGACGCCGGCCTACCTGGCCTGAAACCTATAATTTTGAACTTTTGTATCTGGAAAACGCCACTCCTTGTCTGAGAAGTTACATCAGCCAGTGGATCTGGAAAAATGAACGGGCCTGTCCTCCGCTCTGTCTGGAGGGCAGAAAAATCACTCCCGACAATCTTAGTTACTATTACGCGATACTGCGAAAAAAAGAAAGGGGGCAGGATATCTGTGGAACTCAGGGAATATCTGATGGAACTGGGCATGCAGGGCTTTGA
- a CDS encoding DVU_1555 family C-GCAxxG-C-C protein: MELREYLMELGMQGFECSQILMMLALETDGCENPDLIRAMSGLTGGMGHCQKECGALTGGCCVLGYFAGRGSTEEIEHNQFQKIVQDYVNWFQEEFGTPDGGTDCSSILGHDFSKTFAVCLPLLEACQEKLTMLLSENGVID; the protein is encoded by the coding sequence GTGGAACTCAGGGAATATCTGATGGAACTGGGCATGCAGGGCTTTGAGTGCAGCCAGATCCTCATGATGCTGGCACTGGAGACAGACGGGTGTGAAAACCCTGATCTGATACGGGCCATGAGCGGACTAACAGGCGGTATGGGCCACTGTCAAAAGGAATGCGGTGCCCTCACTGGAGGCTGCTGCGTACTGGGGTATTTCGCCGGAAGAGGCAGCACGGAAGAGATTGAACACAATCAGTTTCAAAAAATCGTCCAAGATTATGTAAACTGGTTTCAGGAAGAATTCGGAACCCCGGACGGAGGCACAGACTGCAGCTCCATACTGGGTCATGACTTTTCTAAAACATTTGCTGTATGCCTTCCCCTACTGGAAGCATGCCAGGAAAAATTGACAATGCTTTTAAGCGAGAATGGTGTGATTGATTGA
- a CDS encoding DVU_1551 family NTP transferase, whose translation MSQKKYDDIYVVIAAAGCSRRMKQFKPLLPLSDKCILESTLKNFQDAGLHNIITVVGYRKQKMIPILEKAGVFIVENNAYDETDMLESIRLGLQSLPPRANAVFLCPADVALVSPFTIRELIAHHRAFPSAVLLPSYHGETGHPPLFTRPVIEALADYRGDNGMHGVLELFRDDTKILEVPDPEILEDADLPKDYERLKEAAKNRGIPNTQVCEDIWNYVKTPSRVRAHCIAVEETARQLAEEYSAKHNIHIDQKILSRAALLHDMQKGQPHHAEAAADILELMGCCRIAECIRYHRQLPPQLWDTVNEVTLLYLADRLVIEDRRVDLSERFRQKAERFAGNPDALACLERDRKTAEHLYEMIRGEKP comes from the coding sequence TTGAGTCAAAAAAAATATGATGATATTTATGTAGTGATCGCGGCCGCCGGATGTTCCCGGCGCATGAAGCAGTTTAAACCCCTGCTGCCGCTGAGTGACAAGTGCATCCTGGAATCCACCCTGAAGAATTTTCAGGATGCCGGGCTGCACAACATTATAACTGTTGTCGGATACCGGAAGCAGAAGATGATTCCAATTCTGGAAAAGGCCGGTGTCTTTATTGTGGAAAATAATGCCTATGACGAGACTGATATGCTGGAATCCATCCGTCTTGGACTGCAGTCTCTCCCGCCCCGGGCCAATGCCGTATTTTTATGCCCTGCTGATGTGGCGCTTGTGTCCCCTTTCACCATACGGGAACTCATAGCACATCACAGGGCATTTCCGTCTGCAGTCCTTCTACCCTCCTACCATGGAGAAACAGGACATCCTCCTCTTTTTACCAGACCTGTCATAGAGGCACTGGCGGATTACAGAGGAGATAACGGAATGCACGGTGTCCTGGAGCTTTTTAGGGATGACACAAAAATCCTGGAGGTGCCGGACCCGGAGATCCTGGAGGACGCCGATCTGCCAAAGGACTATGAACGTCTGAAAGAAGCGGCAAAAAACAGGGGCATTCCCAACACTCAGGTGTGCGAGGATATCTGGAATTACGTCAAGACCCCTTCCCGCGTACGCGCACACTGTATAGCTGTGGAAGAAACGGCACGGCAGCTTGCAGAAGAGTACAGCGCGAAACACAACATCCATATAGACCAAAAGATACTGTCCCGGGCCGCGCTTCTGCACGATATGCAAAAGGGACAGCCGCATCACGCTGAGGCAGCGGCAGATATCCTGGAGCTTATGGGCTGCTGCCGTATTGCGGAGTGTATAAGATATCACAGACAATTGCCGCCGCAGTTATGGGACACTGTCAACGAAGTTACTCTGCTCTATCTGGCTGACCGCCTGGTGATCGAAGACCGGAGGGTAGATCTATCAGAGCGTTTCCGGCAGAAGGCAGAAAGGTTTGCAGGAAATCCGGATGCGCTGGCATGTCTGGAGAGAGACAGGAAAACCGCAGAACATCTGTATGAAATGATAAGGGGTGAAAAACCATGA
- a CDS encoding aminotransferase class V-fold PLP-dependent enzyme has product MIYLNNSATSFPKPPIFADAWQRASVKIPGHGTRSTYREAKVPISCRQRLAKLLHIDDSRRIIYAPNATHALNMGLLGFPWSKGDVVLTSRAEHNSVLRPLYSLQKRGMIRYYELDTDKSGRLDMGVYREALASLHPRMVIITHASNVTGAVNDAAVIADEAKKAGAAVFLDAAQTAGVIPVLPALWNVDMAAFTGHKYLLGPQGTGALYVSPDIELAPVFTGGTGIYSDLDEMPVDYPIRLEAGTQNEQGMEVLGEMLAWAEDHPFDLHRLLEYVYMLEDTLKGLGCSVVPVTGGRTPVLTFTSPDYAPADIGDMLSGSFDIICRTGLHCAPHIFPYIGAGRDGTVRFSLSRFTTPEEVYQVISALKEIFNGN; this is encoded by the coding sequence ATGATCTATCTGAACAACTCTGCAACTTCTTTTCCGAAGCCGCCCATATTTGCTGATGCCTGGCAGCGGGCGTCAGTCAAAATACCCGGGCACGGAACACGCTCCACTTACCGGGAGGCAAAGGTACCTATTTCCTGCCGTCAGCGGCTGGCAAAGCTGCTGCATATAGATGACAGCAGGCGTATCATCTATGCACCAAATGCCACACATGCCCTTAATATGGGGCTTCTCGGATTCCCCTGGTCAAAAGGTGATGTTGTACTGACCAGCCGGGCGGAACATAATTCCGTGCTGCGTCCCTTATACAGCCTCCAAAAACGCGGGATGATCCGCTACTATGAGCTGGATACCGACAAAAGCGGGCGTCTGGATATGGGTGTTTACCGGGAAGCGCTGGCAAGTCTTCATCCTCGTATGGTAATCATTACCCATGCGTCCAATGTGACAGGCGCGGTAAATGACGCCGCAGTGATCGCAGATGAGGCTAAAAAAGCCGGTGCTGCTGTTTTTCTGGATGCCGCACAGACCGCGGGTGTAATCCCTGTCCTGCCGGCCCTGTGGAATGTGGATATGGCAGCCTTTACCGGACATAAATACCTGCTTGGCCCTCAGGGTACCGGAGCGCTGTATGTTTCACCGGATATAGAGCTTGCTCCTGTCTTTACAGGGGGAACCGGAATCTATTCTGATCTGGATGAAATGCCTGTGGATTATCCCATCCGTCTGGAGGCAGGCACACAAAACGAACAGGGCATGGAGGTTTTGGGCGAAATGCTTGCATGGGCGGAAGATCATCCTTTTGATCTACACAGGCTGTTGGAATATGTCTATATGCTGGAGGACACTTTAAAAGGCCTTGGATGCTCTGTAGTACCTGTAACCGGCGGCCGTACACCTGTGCTTACCTTCACCTCACCGGATTACGCCCCCGCAGATATCGGGGATATGCTGAGCGGCAGTTTTGACATTATCTGCCGTACCGGGCTTCACTGCGCGCCCCACATTTTCCCGTATATAGGGGCCGGCAGGGACGGAACGGTCAGGTTCAGCCTGTCCAGGTTCACCACACCAGAGGAGGTTTACCAGGTCATCAGCGCTTTAAAGGAGATTTTCAATGGAAATTAA